The proteins below come from a single Serpentinimonas raichei genomic window:
- a CDS encoding cation acetate symporter, which translates to MNFENPIAFAILVASLILVVYISWWGKKQTTTTTDFYVAGGKISARLNGWAMFGDYCSAASFLGVAGAIALVGIDSWWIAIGFFGAWIFVLVALAGPLKSSGKFTVGDVLVGRFGGRSLKFLAMFTTVVIGTLYLVPQIVGAGHLFQLLLGWDYMVTVFVSAFIMGLMVILGGMMGTTYNQAIQGVILLVAMLLLFVLATLVYFGGNPFAIITQAMGTVPPTEAVKVMAQVTVPAATEAAYGPFVLAEAIRAGFADLPNALTPGVATPDVWNQVSLVLGLLLGVAGLPHILIRFYTVKDAKDAKKGAQITIIGLAVFYIAVLFVGFATMMILYPELIKMLEAGQRGQATNLAIPMLGQALGGEVVLGLIAAGAMAAMLSTAVGLLISMTTSLSHDVYAGVLRPNSTDRERVAFAKMGAVVLTVIALLASIWLKDQNVAILVAMCFGIAASTFAPVLILSVWWTGLTKEGVIAGLVVGLIVSLTFTFARFAAVPEIAGIRVLGNPALYGVPAALLSIIVVSLLTKNTGNAREFMAMAHRE; encoded by the coding sequence ATGAACTTTGAAAACCCGATTGCCTTTGCCATTCTGGTCGCCAGTTTGATTCTGGTGGTCTATATCAGTTGGTGGGGCAAAAAACAAACCACCACCACCACCGACTTTTACGTCGCTGGCGGCAAAATCTCGGCGCGGCTCAACGGCTGGGCCATGTTTGGCGACTACTGCTCGGCTGCCAGCTTCTTGGGTGTGGCCGGTGCGATTGCGCTGGTCGGCATCGATAGCTGGTGGATCGCCATCGGCTTCTTTGGCGCCTGGATTTTCGTGCTGGTGGCACTGGCTGGCCCGCTGAAAAGCTCGGGCAAGTTCACCGTCGGCGACGTGCTGGTCGGGCGCTTTGGTGGCCGCAGCCTCAAGTTCCTGGCGATGTTCACCACGGTGGTGATCGGCACGCTCTACTTGGTGCCGCAGATCGTGGGTGCGGGTCACCTGTTCCAGTTGCTGTTGGGCTGGGATTACATGGTCACGGTGTTCGTTTCGGCGTTCATCATGGGCCTGATGGTGATTCTGGGCGGCATGATGGGTACCACCTACAACCAAGCCATCCAGGGTGTGATCTTGCTGGTGGCGATGCTGCTGCTGTTCGTGCTGGCCACGCTGGTTTATTTTGGTGGCAACCCCTTTGCCATCATCACCCAAGCCATGGGAACCGTTCCGCCAACCGAGGCAGTGAAGGTAATGGCGCAAGTCACAGTGCCTGCCGCGACCGAAGCCGCTTACGGCCCGTTCGTGCTGGCCGAAGCGATCCGCGCCGGCTTTGCCGACCTGCCCAATGCGCTCACACCGGGTGTTGCAACCCCCGACGTCTGGAACCAAGTCAGTCTGGTGCTGGGTCTGCTGCTCGGTGTGGCCGGTCTGCCGCACATCCTGATCCGCTTCTACACCGTGAAAGACGCCAAAGACGCCAAGAAAGGTGCGCAAATCACCATCATCGGGCTGGCGGTGTTCTACATCGCGGTGCTGTTCGTCGGCTTTGCCACCATGATGATCCTCTACCCTGAGCTGATCAAAATGCTTGAAGCTGGCCAGCGCGGTCAAGCCACCAACTTGGCCATTCCCATGCTGGGTCAAGCCCTGGGTGGTGAAGTGGTGTTGGGCCTGATCGCAGCCGGTGCCATGGCGGCCATGCTGAGCACGGCGGTGGGTCTGCTGATCTCCATGACCACCAGCCTGTCGCACGACGTCTATGCCGGCGTGTTGCGCCCCAACAGCACCGACCGTGAGCGCGTTGCGTTCGCCAAAATGGGTGCCGTGGTGCTGACCGTGATCGCCCTGCTGGCTTCGATCTGGCTCAAAGACCAGAACGTCGCCATTCTGGTGGCCATGTGCTTTGGTATCGCCGCCTCCACGTTCGCCCCGGTGCTGATCCTGTCGGTGTGGTGGACGGGCCTGACCAAAGAAGGCGTGATTGCCGGTCTGGTGGTGGGCTTGATCGTCTCACTGACCTTCACCTTCGCTCGTTTCGCAGCGGTGCCAGAAATCGCGGGCATCCGTGTGCTGGGCAACCCAGCTCTCTACGGCGTGCCGGCGGCCCTGCTGTCGATCATTGTGGTGAGCCTGTTGACCAAGAACACGGGCAACGCCCGCGAGTTCATGGCCATGGCGCATCGCGAATAA
- a CDS encoding cobyric acid synthase, whose product MSAPCIMVLGTSSGAGKSWIATALCRHYARLGLKVAPFKAQNMSNNARVVATPGGGWGEIGSAQYFQALAAGVRPEVRMNPVLLKPEADTRSQVVLLGQVSAELGAMPWRERSQRLWPTVAQALDELRAAHDLVVIEGAGSPAEINLMDSDIVNLRVARHTRARCLLVSDIDRGGAFAHLYGTWALLPEAERALLRGFVLNRFRGDPSLLAPGPQQLQQLTGVPTLATIPLLRQHGLPEEDGWYGPAAGQAAGPLRLTVAILAGPHISNLDEFQPLCQVPGLRLLWARQPADLAAADWIILPGSKQTAADLAWLRTQGLDWALAQHAARGGAVLGICGGLQMLGEVLQDAHGIDGNAAGLGLLPLLTQFARHKTVTPSEAVFASPALAQGPWAALQGLPVQGYEIHHGQTQADAARVAAGQPLLAALHHRASGQPLGWCNAAGNVLGLYLHGLFEQPVVLQALFGAAVPLPDQVFDRLADHVAAHFAPGALAALLEP is encoded by the coding sequence ATGAGCGCCCCCTGCATCATGGTGCTGGGCACCAGCAGCGGGGCTGGCAAGAGCTGGATTGCCACCGCCTTGTGCCGTCACTATGCCCGCTTAGGGCTCAAAGTGGCCCCGTTCAAGGCGCAGAACATGAGCAACAACGCGCGCGTGGTGGCAACACCGGGGGGCGGCTGGGGCGAGATCGGCAGCGCGCAGTATTTTCAGGCGCTGGCGGCCGGGGTGCGGCCCGAGGTGCGCATGAACCCGGTGCTGCTCAAGCCCGAGGCCGACACCCGCTCGCAGGTGGTGCTGCTGGGCCAAGTCAGCGCGGAACTGGGCGCCATGCCTTGGCGCGAGCGCAGCCAGCGCTTGTGGCCGACGGTGGCGCAGGCCTTGGACGAACTGCGCGCGGCGCACGATCTGGTCGTGATCGAAGGGGCGGGTTCCCCGGCCGAAATCAACCTGATGGACAGCGACATCGTGAACCTGCGCGTGGCGCGGCACACCCGGGCGCGCTGCCTGCTGGTGAGCGACATCGACCGCGGCGGCGCTTTTGCGCACCTGTACGGCACCTGGGCGCTGCTGCCCGAGGCCGAGCGGGCCTTGCTGCGCGGTTTTGTGCTCAACCGCTTCCGCGGTGACCCCAGTCTGCTGGCACCGGGGCCGCAGCAGTTGCAGCAGCTCACCGGCGTGCCCACGCTGGCGACCATCCCCCTGCTGCGCCAGCATGGGCTGCCCGAAGAAGACGGCTGGTACGGGCCGGCTGCGGGCCAGGCGGCGGGGCCGTTGCGCCTGACGGTGGCCATCCTAGCCGGGCCGCACATCAGCAACCTCGACGAGTTCCAGCCGCTGTGCCAGGTGCCCGGTCTGCGGCTGCTGTGGGCGCGCCAGCCGGCCGATCTGGCCGCAGCAGACTGGATCATCCTGCCCGGCAGCAAACAAACCGCAGCCGACTTGGCCTGGTTGCGCACGCAAGGGCTGGATTGGGCGCTGGCGCAGCACGCGGCGCGCGGCGGGGCGGTGCTGGGCATCTGCGGTGGCCTGCAAATGCTGGGCGAGGTGCTGCAGGATGCGCACGGCATCGACGGCAACGCCGCCGGGCTTGGCCTGCTGCCGCTGCTGACGCAGTTTGCGCGCCACAAAACCGTCACGCCCAGCGAGGCGGTCTTTGCCAGTCCGGCGCTGGCGCAGGGGCCATGGGCCGCCTTGCAGGGGTTGCCCGTGCAAGGCTACGAAATCCACCACGGGCAAACCCAGGCCGATGCCGCCCGGGTGGCCGCCGGCCAGCCGCTGCTGGCGGCCCTGCACCACCGCGCCAGCGGCCAGCCGTTGGGCTGGTGCAACGCGGCAGGCAACGTGCTGGGGCTGTATCTGCACGGCCTGTTTGAGCAGCCTGTCGTGTTGCAGGCCCTGTTCGGGGCCGCGGTGCCGCTGCCCGATCAGGTGTTCGATCGCTTGGCCGACCACGTTGCAGCCCACTTCGCACCCGGCGCGCTGGCGGCGCTGCTGGAGCCCTGA
- the cobT gene encoding nicotinate-nucleotide--dimethylbenzimidazole phosphoribosyltransferase — protein sequence MNWTLPELADLDALNPAALRARLQQRLDGKTKPLGSLGQIEALALRLGLILGTEAPQLQQPQLLVCAADHGLAAQGVSAYPSEVTAQMVLNFLAGGAAVSVLARQHGLALTVLDCGVRAELPAHPALRDCKVAPGSADSSLQPAMSAAQCRAALGHGAAAVRSLPGNALLLGEMGIGNTSAAALLLARLGGVPIEDCTGAGTGLDAAGVQRKTAVLRAVLQRHAQAQEPLDALAALGGFEIAALVGAVLEAAAQRRVIVVDGFITGAAVLVAARLRPALLQRCVFAHCGAERGHARLLELLGAEPLLRLGLRLGEGSGAALAWPLLVSACALLEQMASFESAGVSQSVSR from the coding sequence ATGAACTGGACCCTGCCCGAACTGGCCGACCTCGATGCCCTCAACCCGGCCGCGCTGCGAGCGCGCCTGCAGCAGCGCCTCGACGGCAAGACCAAGCCCTTGGGGTCGCTGGGGCAAATCGAGGCGCTGGCGCTGCGCTTGGGGCTGATCTTGGGCACCGAGGCGCCGCAGTTGCAACAGCCGCAGTTGCTGGTGTGCGCCGCCGACCACGGGCTGGCAGCGCAGGGCGTGTCGGCCTACCCGAGCGAGGTCACGGCGCAGATGGTGCTCAACTTTTTGGCCGGCGGCGCGGCGGTGAGCGTGCTGGCGCGCCAGCATGGGCTGGCGCTGACGGTGCTCGACTGCGGCGTGCGTGCCGAGCTGCCGGCGCACCCGGCCTTGCGCGATTGCAAGGTGGCACCCGGCAGCGCCGACTCCAGCCTGCAGCCGGCCATGAGCGCGGCGCAGTGCCGGGCCGCGCTCGGGCACGGGGCCGCTGCGGTGCGCAGCCTGCCTGGCAACGCGTTGCTGCTGGGCGAGATGGGCATAGGCAACACCTCGGCCGCTGCGTTGCTGCTGGCGCGCTTGGGCGGGGTGCCGATCGAAGACTGCACCGGGGCCGGCACCGGGCTGGATGCCGCCGGGGTGCAGCGCAAGACCGCCGTGCTGCGCGCCGTGTTGCAACGGCACGCGCAGGCGCAAGAGCCGCTGGATGCGCTGGCGGCCTTGGGTGGCTTCGAGATCGCCGCCTTGGTGGGGGCGGTGCTGGAGGCGGCGGCGCAGCGGCGCGTGATCGTGGTCGATGGCTTCATCACCGGGGCCGCGGTGCTGGTGGCGGCGCGCCTGCGGCCAGCGCTGTTGCAGCGCTGCGTCTTTGCCCATTGCGGTGCCGAGCGCGGCCACGCCCGGCTGCTGGAGCTGCTGGGGGCAGAACCCTTGCTGCGCCTGGGTTTGCGGCTGGGCGAAGGCTCGGGTGCGGCGCTGGCTTGGCCGCTGCTGGTCTCGGCCTGCGCGCTGCTGGAGCAGATGGCCAGTTTCGAGTCGGCTGGGGTGAGCCAGTCGGTGTCTCGATGA
- a CDS encoding putative nucleotidyltransferase substrate binding domain-containing protein — protein MNAHTDPAPSRSSDDYVSLITTPVRSLLKRAPVTLPPQTPIIDAARLMREHRISSVLIVQDGALFGLITDRDLRNRVVAAGLDTSRPILEIATLAPLTIDIQQHAFDALLLMARHNIHHVPVLDGQAVAGMISSSDLSERQSNSAVYLAGAIYNQDSVQALVQTSARIKQLQQSLAAAEASAYSTGHIVSAITDALTARLLQLGEMQLGPAPLDYAWVAAGSQGRNEQTAKSDQDNCMVLDDGYEPERHGEYFKQLSRFVCDGLDACGYVHCPGEMMAMTDLWRQPLQQWRQYFYRWIDIPEPEALMLTGVFFDQRFVYGKPELIDGLRAEVVQRSRGNKSFLVNLAGNALQRQPPLNWLGNISLIKGGAHEGCVDLKMQGIVPITDMARFYALAAGSAAVNTRDRLEIAAGSGAVTAQQVRDLIDALEFLSTLRLQHQAQRMSEGHAADNYLRPDALSNLERGHLKNAFAVVKSVQGSLARLYPVNQL, from the coding sequence ATGAACGCCCACACCGACCCGGCCCCATCGCGCAGCAGCGACGACTACGTCAGCCTCATCACCACCCCGGTGCGCAGCCTGCTCAAGCGCGCACCCGTCACGCTGCCGCCGCAGACCCCGATCATCGACGCCGCGCGCCTGATGCGCGAGCACCGCATCTCCTCGGTGCTGATCGTGCAAGACGGGGCCCTGTTTGGCCTCATCACCGACCGCGACCTGCGCAACCGCGTGGTGGCCGCTGGGCTCGACACCTCGCGCCCGATCTTGGAGATTGCCACCCTGGCCCCGCTGACGATCGACATCCAGCAGCACGCCTTCGACGCCTTGCTGCTGATGGCGCGCCACAACATCCACCACGTGCCGGTGCTCGACGGGCAAGCGGTGGCGGGCATGATCAGCAGCTCGGACCTGAGCGAGCGTCAAAGCAATTCGGCGGTCTATCTGGCTGGGGCCATCTACAACCAGGACTCGGTCCAGGCGCTGGTGCAAACCAGTGCGCGCATCAAGCAGTTGCAGCAAAGCCTGGCCGCCGCCGAGGCCAGCGCCTACAGCACCGGCCACATCGTGAGCGCCATCACCGACGCCCTCACGGCGCGGCTGCTGCAACTGGGTGAGATGCAACTGGGTCCGGCGCCGCTGGACTACGCTTGGGTGGCCGCGGGCTCGCAAGGGCGCAACGAGCAGACCGCCAAATCGGACCAAGACAACTGCATGGTGCTCGACGACGGTTACGAGCCCGAGCGCCATGGCGAGTACTTCAAGCAACTGTCGCGCTTTGTCTGCGACGGGCTCGACGCCTGCGGCTACGTGCACTGCCCCGGCGAGATGATGGCCATGACCGACCTGTGGCGCCAGCCACTGCAGCAGTGGCGCCAGTATTTTTACCGCTGGATCGACATCCCCGAACCGGAAGCGCTGATGCTCACCGGCGTTTTTTTCGACCAGCGCTTCGTTTATGGCAAGCCCGAGCTGATCGACGGGCTGCGCGCCGAGGTGGTGCAGCGCTCCCGGGGCAACAAGTCCTTTCTGGTGAACCTGGCCGGCAACGCGCTGCAACGCCAGCCGCCGCTGAACTGGCTCGGCAACATCAGCCTGATCAAGGGCGGCGCACACGAGGGCTGTGTGGACCTGAAAATGCAGGGCATCGTTCCGATCACCGACATGGCGCGCTTTTACGCGCTGGCGGCCGGCTCGGCGGCCGTGAACACGCGCGACCGGCTGGAAATTGCCGCCGGCAGCGGGGCCGTCACGGCGCAGCAGGTGCGCGACCTGATCGACGCGCTCGAATTCCTGAGCACGCTGCGGCTGCAGCACCAGGCGCAGCGCATGTCGGAAGGCCACGCCGCCGACAACTACCTGCGCCCCGATGCGCTCTCCAACCTCGAGCGCGGGCACCTGAAAAACGCCTTCGCCGTGGTGAAAAGCGTGCAGGGCTCGCTGGCGCGGCTGTACCCGGTCAATCAGCTCTGA
- a CDS encoding adenosylcobinamide-GDP ribazoletransferase, whose translation MSPNVLRRLLLALQFLTRIPVTGRLADWVGYSPQLLRESAPYFPLVGALVGVLAAAAMGALWWLLPAVPAAAWVAAVVALACGLLLTGALHEDGLADTFDGLGGSPKRERALEIMKDSRIGSYGALALGVALLAQCALLATLLQTDVALALVALVWAHTVSRCAPLWMLHRHHHVGDLAGAKSKPLADGLTGRGLLGALVLAALLVAPGLWWVSGADLLAGLLGALLGALWMGRWLLRRLGGYTGDGLGAMQQAATLGLLLGVALQWPGAAG comes from the coding sequence ATGAGCCCCAACGTCCTGCGCCGCCTATTGCTGGCGCTGCAATTTTTGACCCGCATCCCGGTCACGGGCCGGCTGGCCGACTGGGTCGGCTACAGCCCGCAGTTGCTGCGCGAATCGGCACCCTACTTCCCGCTGGTGGGGGCGCTGGTGGGCGTGCTGGCTGCCGCCGCCATGGGGGCGCTGTGGTGGCTGCTGCCCGCCGTGCCGGCCGCCGCTTGGGTGGCCGCCGTGGTGGCGCTGGCGTGTGGCCTGTTGCTCACCGGGGCTTTGCACGAAGATGGGCTGGCCGACACCTTTGACGGCTTGGGCGGTTCGCCTAAGCGCGAACGCGCGCTCGAGATTATGAAAGATTCGCGCATCGGCAGCTACGGGGCGTTGGCGCTGGGGGTGGCGCTGCTGGCCCAGTGCGCCTTGCTGGCCACCTTGCTGCAAACCGATGTGGCGCTGGCGTTGGTGGCGCTGGTGTGGGCGCACACGGTGTCGCGCTGCGCCCCACTGTGGATGCTGCACCGGCATCATCATGTGGGCGATCTGGCTGGTGCCAAATCGAAGCCACTGGCCGACGGCCTCACGGGGCGCGGCTTGCTGGGGGCGCTGGTGCTGGCAGCATTGCTGGTCGCGCCGGGGCTGTGGTGGGTGTCGGGCGCTGATTTGCTCGCCGGCCTGCTGGGTGCGCTGCTGGGCGCGCTGTGGATGGGGCGCTGGCTGCTGCGCCGCTTGGGCGGCTACACCGGCGATGGGCTGGGTGCGATGCAGCAGGCCGCCACCTTGGGGCTGCTGCTGGGGGTGGCGCTGCAGTGGCCGGGCGCTGCTGGCTGA
- the ppsR gene encoding posphoenolpyruvate synthetase regulatory kinase/phosphorylase PpsR: MSHRTAFFVSDGTGITAETFAKALLAQFEIEPRRVRLPFIDDPDKAHQALRQINHAAEVDGRRPLVFTTVVNPEVLQVLHGHCKGMLIDMFGTFIAPLELELGIKSNHRVGRFSDVAKSREYHDRMEAINFTLDHDDGQTDRDLAQSDVILVGVSRSGKTPTSLYLALQFGLKASNYPLIPEDFERRQLPPQLLAHKKKLFGLTIDAQRLSEIRHERRPNSRYASLENCRYEVAEAEAMMRRTGIRNLSTTSKSIEEIATLIRQELDL, encoded by the coding sequence ATGTCGCACCGCACCGCCTTTTTTGTCTCCGACGGCACCGGCATCACCGCCGAAACCTTTGCCAAAGCCCTGCTGGCGCAGTTCGAGATCGAGCCGCGCCGGGTGCGCCTGCCCTTCATCGACGACCCCGACAAGGCGCACCAGGCGCTGCGGCAAATCAACCACGCCGCCGAGGTCGATGGCCGGCGCCCGCTGGTCTTTACCACCGTGGTCAACCCCGAGGTGCTGCAGGTGCTGCACGGCCACTGCAAGGGCATGCTGATCGATATGTTCGGCACCTTCATTGCACCGCTGGAGCTGGAGCTGGGCATCAAGTCGAACCACCGCGTGGGGCGTTTTTCTGATGTGGCCAAGAGCCGCGAATACCACGACCGCATGGAGGCGATCAACTTCACGCTCGACCACGACGACGGCCAGACCGACCGGGACCTGGCGCAATCGGACGTGATTTTGGTGGGGGTGAGCCGCAGCGGCAAAACGCCAACCTCGCTCTACCTGGCGCTGCAGTTTGGCCTCAAGGCCAGCAACTACCCGCTGATCCCGGAAGATTTCGAGCGCCGCCAACTGCCGCCGCAGTTGCTGGCGCACAAGAAAAAGCTGTTTGGCCTGACCATCGACGCGCAGCGCCTGAGCGAAATCCGGCACGAGCGCCGCCCGAACTCGCGCTACGCCAGCCTGGAAAACTGCCGCTACGAAGTGGCCGAAGCCGAGGCCATGATGCGCCGCACCGGCATCCGCAACCTCTCGACCACCAGCAAATCGATCGAGGAAATCGCCACCCTGATCCGGCAGGAGCTGGATTTGTAA
- a CDS encoding histidine phosphatase family protein, producing the protein MTPNPVSPAPPADPASDALGRLWLVRHARVLCPVEPVRATCYGRLDWPADPQATQELARTLAGQLPIGARLRSSTRQRTRLLAHELQALRPDLQPGGADARLDELDFGAWEGRRWDDIGEAAVAAWVRNFADARVGGGESVRQLLQRVQAALIEQAADGPGEVVWLCHAGVIRACLWLYGSTSSATPQADTWPRTTVSCAYCKEFPRTYPRTGELGWRS; encoded by the coding sequence ATGACGCCCAACCCGGTCAGCCCGGCCCCGCCAGCCGATCCGGCCTCTGACGCGCTGGGCCGCCTGTGGCTGGTGCGCCATGCCCGCGTGCTGTGTCCGGTCGAGCCGGTGCGTGCCACCTGCTATGGTCGGCTCGACTGGCCCGCCGACCCGCAGGCGACCCAAGAGCTGGCCCGCACCCTAGCCGGCCAATTGCCAATCGGGGCACGGTTGCGCAGCAGCACGCGCCAGCGCACCCGCTTGCTGGCACACGAGCTACAAGCCTTGCGCCCCGACCTGCAGCCCGGCGGCGCCGACGCGCGGCTCGACGAGCTCGACTTCGGGGCTTGGGAAGGGCGGCGCTGGGACGACATCGGCGAGGCCGCCGTGGCCGCCTGGGTGCGCAATTTTGCCGATGCGCGCGTGGGCGGGGGTGAGTCGGTGCGGCAACTGCTGCAGCGCGTGCAAGCGGCCCTGATCGAGCAGGCGGCGGACGGGCCGGGCGAGGTGGTCTGGCTCTGCCATGCGGGAGTCATTCGGGCTTGCCTGTGGCTCTATGGATCCACCTCCAGCGCCACGCCGCAGGCCGATACGTGGCCGCGCACAACCGTTTCCTGTGCTTATTGCAAGGAATTTCCCAGGACATACCCTAGGACCGGGGAACTTGGGTGGCGTTCATAA
- a CDS encoding lytic transglycosylase domain-containing protein codes for MCRPHCVVWVLLWLGAAGGAVAAAPGPAPTLPPSALAVAVADLPPLGPPPWSDEAPQLSRWIEQGFEAQQRNEVLQAAAHYCAAARFGSTEAQYRLGRLFLARVDEPGRLEGRTLLAMAAQGGHEQAALIVAQTGLADAVPDCLISGAAPQFALPAAPAAPAALMAEAVVPFEVVQRFIDALPPERQRYAELIQRLAPRFEVDYRFALAVARAESNFNPSAVSPKNAMGLMQLIPETAERFGVRYPFNAEQNVRGGLAYLRWLLQRFNGDVALAAAAYNAGEGAVDRFGGIPPFRETQEYVRRILNFYRAPLHVWPPVR; via the coding sequence ATGTGCCGCCCCCACTGCGTGGTCTGGGTGCTGCTCTGGCTGGGCGCTGCGGGTGGCGCAGTGGCCGCTGCACCCGGCCCTGCGCCGACCCTGCCACCCTCTGCGCTCGCGGTGGCCGTGGCCGATCTGCCCCCCTTGGGCCCGCCACCTTGGAGCGACGAAGCGCCGCAGCTGTCGCGCTGGATCGAGCAGGGTTTCGAGGCGCAGCAGCGCAACGAGGTGCTGCAGGCAGCGGCGCACTATTGTGCGGCGGCGCGCTTTGGCAGCACCGAGGCCCAGTACCGCCTCGGGCGCTTGTTTTTGGCGCGCGTCGACGAGCCCGGTCGGCTCGAAGGGCGCACCCTGCTGGCCATGGCGGCGCAAGGCGGGCACGAGCAGGCTGCGCTAATCGTGGCGCAGACCGGCTTGGCCGACGCCGTGCCCGATTGCCTGATCAGCGGCGCGGCGCCGCAGTTTGCGCTCCCGGCGGCGCCAGCGGCCCCGGCCGCGCTGATGGCCGAAGCGGTGGTGCCCTTCGAAGTGGTGCAGCGCTTCATCGACGCCCTGCCGCCCGAGCGCCAGCGCTACGCCGAACTGATCCAGCGCTTGGCGCCGCGCTTCGAGGTCGATTACCGCTTCGCGCTGGCGGTGGCGCGGGCCGAGTCGAACTTCAACCCCAGCGCCGTGTCGCCCAAAAACGCCATGGGGCTGATGCAGCTCATCCCCGAAACCGCCGAGCGCTTTGGCGTGCGCTACCCCTTCAACGCGGAGCAAAACGTGCGCGGCGGCTTGGCGTACCTGCGCTGGCTGCTGCAGCGTTTCAATGGCGACGTGGCGCTGGCCGCTGCCGCTTACAACGCCGGCGAGGGGGCGGTGGACCGTTTTGGCGGCATCCCGCCGTTTCGGGAAACGCAGGAATACGTGCGCCGCATCCTAAACTTTTACCGCGCTCCGCTGCACGTCTGGCCACCGGTGCGCTGA